The Streptomyces sp. NBC_01268 genome segment GTCGACGCTGCTGGGGGTGCTCGCCGGGCTCGACCGCGAGGTCAGCGGCACCGTGCTGGTGCCGCGCCGACGGGCCCTCGTGGCCCGGGCGCCGCGCCTGTCGCCGTGGAAACGGGTGTGGCGCGGTGCGCCGTCCGGCCCGCCGGGCCCACGGGTGTCGCTGGCTCGGGCGTTGGTGCGGGATCCCGATCTCCTCCTTCTCGACGATCCGTTCGGGGCACTGGACGCGCGGGCCGCGTCGGCGGCCCGGCGCCGGGTGAGGGAGTGGTGGGCGCGGGGCGGCCGCACCGTGCTCCTGGTCACCGACGACCTCGACGAGGCGCTGCTGCTCGCCGACCGGGTGCTCGTGATGCGCGGCGGAGGCATCGCGTACGACACGCCGGTCGCCCTCGACCGGCCGCGCTCCCCCGCAGATCCGGCCTTCTCCGCTCGGCGCGTCCGCCTGCTCGCCGAGCTCGGAGTCGCGACGGACGCGACCGTGCCGCAGGCCGCCTGACCCACCCGCCCCCGCCCGTCCCGGCGCGCCACCGTCACCCGCCCCCACGCACCCGCCTTCCCCTGCCCCTCCCGCACGCCCCGCCCTCCGCCTCCCTTCCCTCCTCACACCCACGCCCTCCCCCTCCCCTCCCCTCCCGCACGTCCCGCTCCGTCACCCACCCGCCGCCGTCGGCCACCCCGGCGTGCGGCCACCGAAAGGGCAGCTCCCGATGACCGTCCATCTCCACTGGTTCCTGCCGACCGGCGGCGACGGCCGCACCCTCGTCGACCGGCACGTGTACGGCGACGGCGGCATCGGCCGCACGAGCGGGGTGCGGGCCCCGGACGTCGAGTACCTGGCGCAGATCGCCAAGGCGGCCGAGCGGCTGGGGTTCGAGGCGGTCCTCACGCCGACCGGGACCTGGTGCGAGGACTCCTGGCTGACCACAGTCGCCCTCGCCCAGCACACCGAACGGCTCAAGTTCCTGGTGGCGTTCCGGCCGGGGGTCGTCTCCCCCGTGCTCGCGGCCCAGATGGCGGCGACGTATCAGCGGATCACCCGTGGCCGGTTGCTGCTCAACGTGGTGACCGGCGGCGACGCGGCCGAGCAGCGGCGCTACGGCGACTTCCTCGGCCACGACCAGCGCTATGAACGGACCGCCGAGTTCCTGCGGGTGGTGCGCGGGGTGTGGAGCGGGCAGCCGTACGACTTCGAGGGCGTCCACTACCAGGTGGACGGCGGGCTGACCGCGCTGCCGCCGGACCCGCTGCCGGAGATCTTCTTCGGCGGCTCCTCGGCGGCGGCCGGTCCGGTCGCCGCCGAGCACGCGGACGTCTACCTGACCTGGGGCGAGCCGCCGTGGCAGGTGAAGGAGAAGATCGACTGGATCCGGGGGCTCGCGGAGGAGCGGGGCCGCGAGGTCCGTTTCGGCATCCGGCTGCACACGATCTCCCGTGACTCCGCGCGCGAGGCATGGGCGACGGCCGACCGGCTGCTCGCCGATCTCGACGAGGAGACGGTGGCCACGGCCCAGGCGGCGCTGGGGCGCAGCGAGTCGGTGGGCCAGCAGCGGATGCTGGCGCTGCACGGGGGCGGCACGCTCGACCGGGACCGGCTGGAGATCGCGCCGAACCTGTGGGCGGGCGTGGGGCTGGTTCGGGGCGGGGCCGGGACGGCGCTCGTCGGCAGCCATGCGGACGTGGCCGACCGGATCGAGGAGTACCACGACCTGGGTGTCGAGCACTTCGTGCTGTCGGGCTATCCGCATCTGGAGGAGGCGTACTGGTTCGGGGAGGGCGTGACGCCGGAGCTGGCTGCGCGCGGTCTGCTGCCGGCCGTCTCCGCCTCGCCGCTGCTCGGCGTCCCGGCGGCGAACGGCCGCCCGGCCTCCGCACCGGGCGGGGCTCCGCTCCTGGTGTCCGGCGGCGGGCGGTAGCCGGTCGGCCTCCTCGCCCA includes the following:
- a CDS encoding ATP-binding cassette domain-containing protein, which encodes MATDLPRAVTVRGLTRSFDGRAVVDGLDLSLAAGQFTALLGPSGSGRSTLLGVLAGLDREVSGTVLVPRRRALVARAPRLSPWKRVWRGAPSGPPGPRVSLARALVRDPDLLLLDDPFGALDARAASAARRRVREWWARGGRTVLLVTDDLDEALLLADRVLVMRGGGIAYDTPVALDRPRSPADPAFSARRVRLLAELGVATDATVPQAA
- a CDS encoding LLM class flavin-dependent oxidoreductase, producing the protein MTVHLHWFLPTGGDGRTLVDRHVYGDGGIGRTSGVRAPDVEYLAQIAKAAERLGFEAVLTPTGTWCEDSWLTTVALAQHTERLKFLVAFRPGVVSPVLAAQMAATYQRITRGRLLLNVVTGGDAAEQRRYGDFLGHDQRYERTAEFLRVVRGVWSGQPYDFEGVHYQVDGGLTALPPDPLPEIFFGGSSAAAGPVAAEHADVYLTWGEPPWQVKEKIDWIRGLAEERGREVRFGIRLHTISRDSAREAWATADRLLADLDEETVATAQAALGRSESVGQQRMLALHGGGTLDRDRLEIAPNLWAGVGLVRGGAGTALVGSHADVADRIEEYHDLGVEHFVLSGYPHLEEAYWFGEGVTPELAARGLLPAVSASPLLGVPAANGRPASAPGGAPLLVSGGGR